The nucleotide window ACATTGTAAGTATTGTTATTACTGCTAGTGGTGTCTGCTGCGCTTGCAGTGCCTGCTGCAAACACAGTTAAGACAACAAGAGCAGCCAGTAAAATTGCTGTATGGTTCTTCATTTGTTATTTTTCCTCCTTACTTCTGCAGATAATTTATAAATACTTTACATTTCATTTTCACTTCATTTTCACTTCATTTTCACTTCACTTTTCACTTCATTTTTCATTTTACTTTTCACTTCACTTTCAAATATTGAAAAATCTAGCATAGCCTCGGCTAATAGTTGATCACTATCGATCAAAAACCTGGAAAATGTAAGAGATCTTTTCGGACTCCCAAATTTTCGCAATTGTTGCTAGACTAATAAAAACTTGAGTCTTGCAGCCCAGATAGATTGTTTAAAAAGGAGAAGAGTTATTTCCTGTTTCTCCTCTCCTGAGTTTTTCCAGTGACTCCTCTGCAACAGTCCTTACAAACCCGTACTCATCTGGGTCCATGCTTATCCGGTTCAAGCCTTCCACTGCTTGTTGTCCTCCCAGTATCCCAAGAGCTCTAACTTCAGAAACTCTGACTTCTTGTTCTCTCTCGGTCTCAAGAGCCTTGAGGAGAGGTTCAACAGCTTTCCGATCTCCAAATTTCCCAAGGCCTTCTGCAGCACTTTTCCTCACTCTATAGCTTTCATCTTCAAGTAAGGAAATCAAAGGTTCAATCGCTCGAGAGTCTCCTATCTCAACCAGAGAATTCACAATATTTTCTCGTACTAACCAGTCTTTGTCTGCAAGAGTGGCAATAAGAACGTCTACAGCCTCAGGGTCTCCAATATCTCCCAAAGCCGTAATAGCAGCATTCTGGAGATTTTTGTTCTTTGACTGGAGAAGCCCTTCAAGAGAAGGTATTGCCTCCCTGCTTCCTAACCTTCCAAGAGAACGGGCAGCTTCTTCCTGTACCTCGGATTTACTGTCGCCAAGAGCATTAATCATGAGCTGTTCACTCATGGCAACCTGTTCAGGCTCTTCAAAAGAACTCAGACTACGAATGGCTTCTTTTCGAACCTCTGGAACCTCATCATTCAGCATTTTAATCAAGAGAGGAACAGCAGCAGGGTCACGGTTAGATTCAAACACAGCTATGGCATTAATCCGGACTGTGGGATTACTGTTCCGCAGCTTTTTAGCTACTTTTTCAAATACATCTTCGCTTTTAAAGTTGCCAAGCGTATTGGCAGCCGAACGTCCGAGTTCTTTATCACCCAACAGATCCAGAAGCGTATCTGTACAAGCCGGATCTCCGATTTCTTCAAGAGCGTATACAGCTTGATGGCGTATATCGGGATTACCTTCATGCTGTGTTCTGGCATCATCACGATCCATAACTTCACAAATAGGCTCAGTTGCCCTGGGGTCCTTCAATAACCCAAGCGCAACTACTGTAAAGCGAACTACTTCCACGTCTTCGTCCTTTAATAGTTCAATAAGGGGTTCAACAGCCTTTATGTCTCCAATTTCTCCAAGTGAATAAGCTGCATTCCTACGAACCTCAGGAGAGGGATCATCGAGAATTTCCATCAGAGGTTCCACAGCTTTTTTATCTCTTATTTCTCCAAGGGCAAGAGCAGCATAACTGCGCACCTGCGGATTTTCATCTTTTAAAGCTTCAATAAGGGATGAAACTGCAGGTTCCCCAATATCAATAAGTGCATTAGTTGAAGCCGAAGCAACCTCCTTATCCTCATCCCCTAGACTTCCAACTAATTTCTCTGCTCTGGTTTTAAGAGGGTCCTGGCCAAGACACCCAGCACATATACTGGAAAGCAAAACTAAGAGAAGCAAGAGTTTTGCATATCCGTGGCTGCAAAATTGACTTCGCTTTTTCATATGCATCACCTGGTCTCCTCCTTTGAAGGGATTAATAGTTCGGCAAAAGCCACCTGATTCTGCCATCTAGCCGTTACATTAACCTTGAAGCGGTCCTCGCTGCTCCCTATTACCACGTTCTTGACAGGCATGTAAGATTTTCCCGAAGGTTTGCTATGTGCAATTTCCACAATTGCATAGGGATAGTCGGGCCAGGTCCACAGAGGACTTTTATCTTTTTCTCCTGCATCATAAAGTTCGGAAGATGTAAGCACCAGTTCTCCGGTTCTCTCGTTTGTTACTGTAAGGTTTGTTGACACGTTTCTTGCATAGCTAAGCCCTTTGTTAATAATATAGCCATAGATCCTGTAAACATCAGAATTGTTTTTGCTTTCCATTTCATATTCCAGCTTAAGATGAATTTCCGGAAACGGGATATTTACAGGATAAGTCTCTTCATCCAGAAGCCTGCTATTCTGAATGACCCTAACCTTTACAGGGTACTCCCCTGGAAGTTTATACCCAAGCCATACTTTGACCGAGTTATTTCCTGGAACAAGCTTTATCGGCTTCTGAAGAGAAGCTGATCCTTCATCCCATGGATTTGTTGAGTTATCGGAGATTATCAGCCTTGGTGTCGAGTAACTCACTCCATTTTCATCCACAAAAGCGTTCTCAACCTCAAGCCACACATCCACAGGTTTTAAACCGTTATTTTGAAGCGTTATGTTCAGCTTTCCAGAGTCACCAGCCCCGAAAGGAGAAGCATGCATATCAGTAATTTTTACATCGGCCCCATCTCCATAGTACCATGACCCTCCCAGAACCAGAGCCAATAAAACAACTGAAACCGAAATAAGAGCACTTTTCTTCATTTCATTTCACCCCTCAGCCCCACGTTATCCTTAAGCTCATCAGCTATCGAAATGCAGTTTGTAAGCCCATATTTTTTCTTTGTTATTATGCCTCTCTTTTCCAGGTTCATGAGAACTCGAGAAACTTTGGCCTTGGAAAAGTCAAGAGAATTTACGAGTTCATTCTGGAGAATTCTTCCTCCTTTTGCTGCAATCAGTTCAATTGCTTTCCTCTCATCCCCTTCAAGAGCTCGAAGAAGGACATCTGTAGGGTCGATGTTAGCCCTGGGCAAAGTCTCCTCAACAGCAGAATTTTCAAGCTCTAACTCAAAAACTTTCTCAGGAGGTTTCTCTGCAATAACGTTGAGAGCCGCTATCTGTGCTGCCTGTCCGGTTACTGAAAGCTCAGAACCCTGAACCCCCAGGTACAGTAGAACCTGAGCTAGCGCCAGACCTCCAAAAAATCCGGAAAAAAGAAGAATATACGCTTCTTTTACGGTATATACATACGGGATATCCACAACCTTGAACGTATCTCCTTCAAGCTGGATTACCACTGGTGAATCCTCAAGTAGGAGATTAATAGCTATAGTGCTCGAAATAAGCAGGATACCCACAGCCAGCATGAGTCTTTTCCGTTCCTGGGCCGTCTTATCACCTCATTTACTACTCCAAATATGTACGAAACAAATGTTATAATTTTACTATGACCAGGCCCGAAACGTCTCATAATTCTGCAACCATAGCCGTTAGATAGCGAAAAAGCTTTTGAGAAGGATTTGGGAAAAAACCGGAAATTTGCCTGCAACCCTTTTGAAAAAACTGCTTGACCGCAAGCCTTTTAAAAAAACTGCTTGACCGCAACCCTTTTAAAAAAAGGCTTGACCGAAAACCCCTGATAACGTTTAGATTTGAAAAACTTATCCCCTAACCCTATAGGCGTGATAAACCGGCGCAACGGTTTCGGGTCAACGGTTTCGGGTCAACGGTTTCGGGTCAACGGTTTAGGGTCAACGGTTTAGGGTCAACGGTTTAGGGTCAACGGTTGACCTAGAAAATTCACAGGTCACTCTTTAGTATTAACCTCAAGTCCACAGCAAGTGCGCCTTTTCCTTTTTCAAAAACCATCATAGGGTTTATCTCAAATTCTTCAATCTCAGGAAAATCGCAAACAAGATTCGAAACCCTGAGAATTATGTCTACAAGCGCATCAATGTCAGCAGGCTTTTCCCCTCTGATTCCGGCAAGGAGCGGATAGGTTTTAATCCCTGTGACCATATCTCTGGCTTCTCTTTCGTCAACAGGGGCTATCGCAAACCGAATATCTTTGAGAATTTCTATATATATTCCACCAAGACCGAACATTAGCATTGGCCCGAAAGTGGGATCATGAACCATCCCTAGAATTACTTCTTTGCCGCCTGAGAGCATTGGCTGAAGCTGTACACCTTTAAGGGATGCATCAGGCAGTTTCTTGGGGATGCTATCCATTATGTCCTGATAGGTAGCTTTTACTTCAGAAGCATTTCTAAGGGAAAGTTTGATTCCTCCAATATCGGATTTATGAGAAATCTGCGGAGAAACAACCTTCATTACAAGCGGATAACCTATCTCTTCTGCAGCAATCATAGTTTCTTCTATATTCTTTGCAAACGCAGTCTTTACTACAGGAATGCCGTAAGCTTTCAGAATATCAAAAGCTTCAAGGCCCAGTATGTACCGGTTCTTTTCTCTGGCAGCCTCAAAAATCCTGGCTACCAATATCCTATCTGGTTTGGGTGCGTGAGGGAAAAGATCCACCTGTTTCATAGTCATATGACAGCTCAAGGACAGTTATTCTTTGGGGTATTAATTTTATAACAATAGAAATTACAACTCTCGAAGGTAAAAAGTTATTTTTCAAAATCAGAAAAAGTGGAAAATAGAAGAAAAAACAGTGAAAGAGGAACAAAAGCAGTAGAAACGGAAGAACAAAAACAGTAGAAACGGAAGAACAAAAACAGTAGAAACGGAAGAACAAAAACAGTAGAAACGGAAGAACAAAAACAGTAGAAATTGAGTTCGTAACAGCAAATCCTACATCAAAGCAAGTTCAACAAAAAAGTACAACTTAAGCTTTTAATGAGACTAAAAGTTAAAAATAGAAAAAGTAAAGGAGATTTTCCCTTTACTATCAAACAGGTACCGAGCTACGCAGTTTAGCTTCGGTCTCAACAATTTCCTTAGTATCCCTTGCAATGGTAAGTTCTTCATTGGTTGGGATAACAAAGACTCGAATCTTTGAATCTGGAGTGGAGATGTCGATTTCCTGACCTCTGATCTTGTTCTTTTCCTCGTCAATCTTTACTCCAAAGTTCTCAAGACCGGAAAGGATTCTCTTTCTGATGCTTGCGCTATTTTCTCCGATGCCTGCGGTAAAAACTATTGCATCTGGGTCATCGAGCACAGCTGAATATTCACCAATAACTTTCTTGATCTTGTAAGCGAAGACTTCGAGGGCAAGCTCGGCTCTCTCGTTGCCGTGGGATGCGGCTTCATCAAGGTCTCTGAAGTCATTGCTGATGCTGGAAATTCCGAGCACACCGGACTTCTTGTTCATAAGGGTGTCGACTTCCCTAGGAGAGAGGTTTTCTTTTTCCATAATGAAGGGAACTACTGCAGGGTCAATGGAACCACACCTGGTACCCATACAGACCCCTTCAAGCGGGGTAAAGCCCATGGTGGTCTCAATGGATTTTCCGCCTTTAACAGCTGCAATGCTTGAACCGTTCCCAAGGTGGCAGGTGACAATCTTAGTTTCCTCTGCGGGTTTTCCAAGCATAGCGATAGCCCTTTTGGAAACGTACATATGTGAAGTTCCGTGGAAACCGTATTTCCTGATCCCGTATTTTTCGTACATGCCATATGGCAGAGCATACATGTAGGCATATTTTGGTATTGTCATGTGGAACGCAGTGTCAAACACGGCAACCATTGGTACGCCAGGCATGAGTTCTTGACAGGCAGTAATACCCATCATATTTGGAGGGTTGTGGAGAGGAGCCAGATCAAAGCAGTCTCTTATAGACTTTTCTACATCTGTGTCAATTAAAGCCGAAGCAGTAAATTTCTCGCCACCGTGCACAACCCTGTGCCCTACAGCATTAATCTCACCCATATCCTTGATGACACCAAATTCCGGATCAGTAAGACTTTTAACGACCTCTTCCATAGCTATTTTGTGATTGGGGAAGTCAGTAGTCTTTTCCAGCTTTTTACCATCGAACCTTTTCTGGGTAATGATCGAATTATCGATACCTATCCTCTCACAGAGACCGACTGCAAGAGGGGACTCATTGGTCATATCAATTAATTGATATTTCAGGGATGAGCTTCCTGCGTTTATTACCAATACCTTCATGTCTAAACCCCAATTCATAGATTGCTTTTAATTTACGTTTTATATATACAATAAAATATTTTATATATGAAAGTCAATAAAAAGCTTCCTAAAACGTTCATAAATATAGAAACGTTTGAGATTATTTATTTCTCCTGTGCTGCAGCCTGGACGCAGGTAATTGCAACGGCACCTACAATGTCTTCGTCGCTGCAGCCTCTGGACAGGTCATTAATTGGCTTGGCAAGTCCCTGGGTAATAGGGCCATAAGCTTCGGCCTTTGCAAGCCTTTGGGCAATCTTATATGCAATGTTTCCAGCGTTGAGGTCGGGGTATATAAAAACATTGGCCTTGCCTGCAACAGGGCTTCCTGGAGCCTTTGAAGCTGCAACTTTGGGAACAATTGCTGCATCTACCTGGAGTTCTCCATCGATTGCGATATCAGGGGCGAGTTCCTGTGCAAGCTTTGTGGCAGCAACTGTC belongs to Methanosarcina barkeri 3 and includes:
- a CDS encoding MarR family transcriptional regulator, which translates into the protein MLAVGILLISSTIAINLLLEDSPVVIQLEGDTFKVVDIPYVYTVKEAYILLFSGFFGGLALAQVLLYLGVQGSELSVTGQAAQIAALNVIAEKPPEKVFELELENSAVEETLPRANIDPTDVLLRALEGDERKAIELIAAKGGRILQNELVNSLDFSKAKVSRVLMNLEKRGIITKKKYGLTNCISIADELKDNVGLRGEMK
- a CDS encoding acetate--CoA ligase family protein, which gives rise to MTMKQVDLFPHAPKPDRILVARIFEAAREKNRYILGLEAFDILKAYGIPVVKTAFAKNIEETMIAAEEIGYPLVMKVVSPQISHKSDIGGIKLSLRNASEVKATYQDIMDSIPKKLPDASLKGVQLQPMLSGGKEVILGMVHDPTFGPMLMFGLGGIYIEILKDIRFAIAPVDEREARDMVTGIKTYPLLAGIRGEKPADIDALVDIILRVSNLVCDFPEIEEFEINPMMVFEKGKGALAVDLRLILKSDL
- a CDS encoding acetate kinase; its protein translation is MKVLVINAGSSSLKYQLIDMTNESPLAVGLCERIGIDNSIITQKRFDGKKLEKTTDFPNHKIAMEEVVKSLTDPEFGVIKDMGEINAVGHRVVHGGEKFTASALIDTDVEKSIRDCFDLAPLHNPPNMMGITACQELMPGVPMVAVFDTAFHMTIPKYAYMYALPYGMYEKYGIRKYGFHGTSHMYVSKRAIAMLGKPAEETKIVTCHLGNGSSIAAVKGGKSIETTMGFTPLEGVCMGTRCGSIDPAVVPFIMEKENLSPREVDTLMNKKSGVLGISSISNDFRDLDEAASHGNERAELALEVFAYKIKKVIGEYSAVLDDPDAIVFTAGIGENSASIRKRILSGLENFGVKIDEEKNKIRGQEIDISTPDSKIRVFVIPTNEELTIARDTKEIVETEAKLRSSVPV
- a CDS encoding HEAT repeat domain-containing protein — translated: MHMKKRSQFCSHGYAKLLLLLVLLSSICAGCLGQDPLKTRAEKLVGSLGDEDKEVASASTNALIDIGEPAVSSLIEALKDENPQVRSYAALALGEIRDKKAVEPLMEILDDPSPEVRRNAAYSLGEIGDIKAVEPLIELLKDEDVEVVRFTVVALGLLKDPRATEPICEVMDRDDARTQHEGNPDIRHQAVYALEEIGDPACTDTLLDLLGDKELGRSAANTLGNFKSEDVFEKVAKKLRNSNPTVRINAIAVFESNRDPAAVPLLIKMLNDEVPEVRKEAIRSLSSFEEPEQVAMSEQLMINALGDSKSEVQEEAARSLGRLGSREAIPSLEGLLQSKNKNLQNAAITALGDIGDPEAVDVLIATLADKDWLVRENIVNSLVEIGDSRAIEPLISLLEDESYRVRKSAAEGLGKFGDRKAVEPLLKALETEREQEVRVSEVRALGILGGQQAVEGLNRISMDPDEYGFVRTVAEESLEKLRRGETGNNSSPF